The Amphiura filiformis chromosome 1, Afil_fr2py, whole genome shotgun sequence nucleotide sequence tttatgtgagtggcccccgGGCTCCCAATCAACACTTCAGCattccttttcttgaaaaccTCATTTCATAGGGCCCGATGTCAATAGAAATAGTTTTGGAACCGCTACTTTAGAGCAGGTACGGACACAGTGGATATAAAAAAAGGAGAAGAGAAACATTAATTGCACGTATTATCTTGACGACTGATTGAAGattattttgaataaagtgtAAGCCTAATTTTATAGACTATAATGACaattatactgcgccaagaaagtatccttacacttgggaaaataatcacaatttcaaaactgaaccatattcatgatattggggtaaatttttttaatagatctaatccggcacattataacaccacattgaatccaatgtgacttcaagaagtaaagttacaagcaattgaatagacgaaggtccagttttaatagtgacaaattggcctatacaaggcgtaaaaagatcccaacaagcgcaacaaagagcattatgcagtcatgtctacagcagaattcaccacgacctttgcaggacttaaacctcattaaaccaagataaacctcattgaaaacagctcaactatttTAAATCTGGGATGTGTCTCATCATAGCCCTGGTTATATCCATTAACATATgttttctgatttacctgtgcaatattgcaatatgctgtgatgaaataggtattataatttcagttggatgcaccattacaaagcaaacgcacagtaacaatactgagcgtggcctttgtttccgaaacgagaacaatagtctgattattgttatccagccatgttgatggtacaactcatgtcaaacttgtcacagttattgtgatcgtatcgcacaagtaaatgagaaacatgtgattttagACTAAACACGGTTTGtaaaaagtttttccatttttagctccctatcggccAGTCAGAACAattatttgggagggctcgacaacaatcttcccaaaatcgcattttaatcatttttaaatgaccatagagggaaagaattgaagttttttacagcttctatggcgaaaattgatcaaaccggtcacacgatggtgctcgttcgaagttggagctatcgcgagtcagctgttgagcacaatttgccattgaaattacacgtccgactgttatgaaattttggaagactctcttcgggaaaacagctcgacaacagctttaccgtgacattttttacttcaaattgtagtatgttaaggatgaacattataattcacatgtgagcttctATGGTTATTATTGGGAaaagggttttcccaccagcccactaactagtccaTTGCGTATatctacagtacagtgagtgagctagaggtcaatcaatcatcaattggagcgctgtgtgtgcactcactgaataggaaaaacggacagtagcTGCATAATGATGGGATCATTGGATGAGagagggaccgtttggatctaaattaggggggcattgggtgagaatatgacttttttaatggggtctttgggtgagagccaaaagaagcctagAAAATCATTGATagacgactcgttgctgttcagatggaaatattagggtctaggtctttgggtgatgataaggaaaatatggggtctttgggtggcacgcagagcatgtgctggtaatggggtctttggttgaCAGCCATGGTGAAGGGGGGGGTATTAATAataatagccctacatacgcgtcacgtcCAAAGTGgggtgccaccccccccccctcgatttcagcacatcacatcatagctcccattgggcgcccattccttttttaaaggaatttttattcatcaAGTCTCATGGTGGTCTACTACCACATTAATGTGAAGAGTAACTTAGGGGATCTCTCACGCACACTGGATCTGTCTCAGAAGCTTCCGGACAACGGCCTAGAACAgtcgcccaccctggaaaaatctaGGGGGAAATTTTGGAGGGACAAGGGGAAAAAGAAagggaaaaggaaaggaaagaagaaaaaagaaagaaagggaaagaaagtaAGAGGGAATGATGAAAAGAAATGGTCAAGAGGGAAGGCAAAGTAACAGAGAGGAAACAAGAATAAAGGaaaaagagggaaatgaaaaaaacaaaagggaagcctaagagggatgggggaaggaatagggaaagggaatgaaagagggaaagaaaacaacttgcatgtatattgtggggaagcaatttATGCACAAGGGAAAGGAGTGTAAGAACGGGGAcgaaattgaagaatatgaagaaggaaAGGAAATTTAAGGAAAGGAACGGGAAGTGATTTGCGGGTGAAGTAAGTGAGTGTAATGCAGGGGGAAGGAATGGGAGAAAGGCGAAGACATTGAAGAATGAAAAAGACGGAAAGAGAAGGAAGGGAAACTTAAGGAAGAGAATTGGGAGTAATTTTGGGGGAAGTAATTTAAGGAATgtggaaggaatgagagaaagggggaaGAAACTGAAGAaacctatttttttttacatggtaaaatgttcacataaaaacgttacaaatgtatgcaaggaggcttctccTCACGGTATAAAAATGCCCTAAACCCATGAGCCTCCGGGGgtttcgccccctggacccccaccagggccCTAATGCGCGGGCTCCTGGACCCCACGCCAGTAAAGGTTCCACTCGCTACGTTCGCTTGTTTTGGTCTATTTCTTAATCAACTTGGGGGGATTTTTGGAGCCTTGTCGGATTGCTCACCCTGGCCATGCTGGCAGAGAgatctggctacgcccctgcctagAAGCCCTATCAATGCTGGCTGTCTTGTCATGCTGTGAAGATTCACCAACCATCCTATTCAATTGCGATATTTTCCATGCTGCTAATGTGAGCATCAGCATTGTTAGACCCGCATTTATTTTAATACTATAAACAATCAAGTATACCAAAggtgaaaaatataattttaaattaaaaatcaaaataagaGGGTCGTTTTAGCAACAAAACGTTGTAAAATGCAATAAATATAGCACATGCAACGTTCATTAATTATTTCAAGTGAATTATGTGGAACCAAGGTGATATTTATAGCGTTGGGTtgtgaaaactgaaaatttaatacaaaaatgacataattattataaaagctGTAAACCACGTGACCAAGCAATACCATATGCTTAGAACGACTCGACTGGGCATATCGAGGGAGATAGTCACTCACATGCTCACTGAAGTTTGTATTTGCTACTTTGACTGCACATGAGACATGGGCGTAGGAATCGAGGCAATCTGAAAAGGGCTGATATTCAGTTCAGTATGTTTTTCACTACAATATAAGACCAACGACGTTGAGAGAATTCAAGTTACGCTAATGTAACTTTCTTCCAGTTTAGTTGTGCTCCTGGGGTTGTGCTGTTACTAAATTTGTTCGACACGGTCTTCGCCACAAAAATGAACTCCACAGATGTGCCATTTGACGATGACTGTGACTTCCGATATTCTACTGAAGAAGCAACGCCACAGTTACACAATATATACCACAAAATCATGTTCCTCGGTTTTGTGCCTCTCATCGTTACGTTTGGTTTATTCTGGAATCTGGCCATGTTATTCGTTGTCTATCGCGTCAAAAGTATGCGTAATACTACAAATGTTTACTTATCCAACTTGGCTGTGAGTGATGCCGCACTGCTTGTTACCAGTGGGATACAGTATCTTACGACCTACTCAAATGCTTCAATAGATTTGGCATCAGATTTTTCTTTTGCTACTCCACTAGGCTGTCTGGCATTCGAAATGGCTGCCGAACTGTTCTATTTTGCCTCGGTATTCCTCGTATGGTTGGTGACATTTGAACGTTATCTAGCCGTATGCCATCCAATGAGACATTTGAAAATAAAAGGAAAACGCTGGACAGTGTCAATGACAATAGGTGTGTGGATTGCCTCCTTGTCGATAGCAGTTCTTGCTTACCCATATCACGAAGTTCAACAGATATGTGTTCGTTGGCCTGATGAAAGCAAGTTCCGTACTCTGCAATCGAAATTCCCACTTTGCAGTTTGGCAAGTTACgtttatgaaaatgaaaaaatgcgCGTAAACCTTGAATTTTGGCCACGCCTTTTTGATGTATGTCAATTTACCTTAGCGGTCTCGATGTGTACCTAtatgttcattagaatgatttaCACACTTAGTACAAGGTGCAACCCCAACGCAGCTGAGACATTAGCCGTAAGAAACCAAATCGCAAGAATGTTGATACTGAATGGAACTGTGTTCTTTTTATGTCTCGTGCCATTTCGGATGATAAACATAAACTCTCTTTCATTGCTCGTAACCAACAAGGACATCTTTTCAAATTTAAGGATAATATATATAATTTGGCTAGCACGTGTAACGACGCTGGTAAATTCGGCTATAAATCCGATTTTGTACAATGTAAGTAATGCTACATACAGGGCAGCATTTGCTGAAGCATTTGGTCGCAAAAAGAAGAAGACTTCTGCAGGATCTAGGCAAAGGACTGCAAAAACACCAATGTCGACGAGATTATCTGATCATGATCAAGGTATTAGGCAGGTCGTACCGAAATGTCCTGCTTAATGTTAAATAAAATTGTTAATGTCTTCTAAAATAGTAAAAAAGGACAAGCTCTTTAACAAAACAGACCGGGGAGTAAGAGAtcgattcattttttttttttttattcataacgatatcagaAACAAGCAAAATGATTACCTGATGTAATACAATTATCTGTGGTTCAGGTAAATTGCATTACATCTGCCTCCTTAATTGATATTCATACACTCTAAGATAGcgcgaaccaatcagagcaatcgttagaaaaatccaaaccttgcattgattgtgtatattgtgcactccgcgaactacttttagtgataattttgttaaaaaaacagcaaaaatcacgtgttttttctaatcgtgtatgaaataggttaatgaacgcgtattacttattgcccgagaaattagacaaaataatgcacattaGGCGCATTTATCTCCCAGCAAGTAAtagcgttcattaacctataattcaagCAATCTGACACCTGTAACCCGTGCCTGCAACCCTGTTCAGAGAGGCGAGGTAGAACAGCCATCTGTCATGTATGTTCCAATCTGCCATGAAATCGAGATATCCACGTTTCAGTAGGGACTTTATCATATCACCAAATAATTGCTACCATTAACATTATTAAAAGTATCGCTACCATTAACATTATTAAAAGTATCAAGTTCAACTTTAagtagggaccgttcaatatttacgccagggggagtAGGAGTTTTAAAAGGGGGAAATCCGATTTTTATTTGGGGATTGGGGGTATTGAGGGGGGAATCTTAATTTTTACTTGACATTACATTCCCGAGTACGCTAATGGAATATTAAGTCCGCACCAAATATTCGTGCGATCGACTCTTTTCATGCTTATTCACATGTGTAGAAACGACCTTGGGCACGTAAAATATGAAAAGGTTTTAGCATAACAAAGAGCAAACTCTAAAATCTCCGAGAGTGTATAAAAGCCACGGAGCATAAACTGTCTCATTTACATCATTATCCTAAGCCATCGTCTACCCGGCAGGGTGAACATGTGAAGGCCTCTCCAAGGTGACGCCACTCTGATTTATTCCACGTCTTTCTCATCCAGGTTACATCAAGAAACTTTGTAATTTCATCTCTCCATCTAACTTTCTGTCTCCCTGGGTGCCTAGTACCATTTCTAGGTATCCATTCTGTAAGCAGTTTGGTCCATCGTCCATCTGATGTTCTAGCTAGGTGACCAGCCCAAGACTActtttgtttcacagtctggATGACTTCGGTGACCTGTGTCATGCTTCTGATCCACTCATTTGTTATTCCTGTCTCTTTTTGTGATCCCTAGCATTCTCCTTTCCATACTGTGTTGAGCCACTCTCAACTTCTGCTCCATTCTCTGAGTTATGGCCTAAATTTTTGAGCCATATGTCATGGCTGGGAGGACACACTGGTTGTAGTCTTTCTTTTTAAGACATTATGGCATATTGCTCTGCATCACCTCATTCAAGTTTCCAAAGGCACCCCATCCTGCTCTTACTCTTCTTCTCTTGTAGCTCATTTTAACAACTTGACCCAAGTACACATATTCTTCCACTTCTTCTAGTGCTGTTTGGTGAATGTAGATTTGCTTCTTGATGACAAATCTGTTGAACATACTTTTGGTCTTGCTTATGTTGATCTTCAGTCCCCCCCTTGCTACTTCCATTGTTGAGGGCTAGCAACATAGACTCCAGATCATCAGGGTTTTCTGCGCTGCGAAGATTATAATTTCATCTGCAAATCTCAGGTGGCTTATCCTCTTCCCATTGATGTTGATCCCTTTCTTTTCCCAGTCAAGCTTTTGTATGATGGCTTCCTGAGCTGCGTTGAAAAGTTTTGGTGACATGGTATCTCTCTGTCGAACCCCCGGTGAATGCACACAGAGTGTAGCTGGATGGTAGCTGTTCCTTTGCTCTATATGTCCTTGATTATGTTGACATATGTGCTCTCGATTCCCTGGTCAGCCAGTGCCTGTTGTACGAATTTCAATGCTGTcgaaagcagtggcgtagccagtgagggtgggggggggggccggttcccccgctcgtcatggccatCGGTTCATGTAAGGTGTTGGTGGaaaaaaatgggttaaaaatagactattattcacccagggtgacagaaaaaggggagaattacatgttgtataaaaaaaaaatgatgaaaaattgtgaatgaaattgaattttacataaaaattgtgtgttttatgTTGGTATCGCCTAttatcctttctttttttttttttttgtgtttttctaaccatgcaaaaaaaattgggtcaacaaatcacaacttcaatcggcaaaaaatatttccgtcggtacatttacaagttgtgccccctcggttcaaaaatcctggctacgccactggtcgaAAGCCTTCTCATAGTCTACGAAAGCCAAAAACAATGGTTTCTGATATTCATTTGCTTTCTCAGTCCTGACCTGGGAAGTGTCACTGTCATCTGAAGATGAGGGAGGCTatttgagcttatttgcataccAACCCGTAACAGGGACGGGGAAGGTGAACTCccatatgaatacatgaatacaatacccacccaagtccatccaaagtgattttgagaaaactaaaaaacaaacgtGTATCATACATGCTGGGCATATGCCATGTTaaatttcacatgctcaatagacgcacgtagagggtggatttggattcaacttttatacatatgataggcctatgtataagcaacaatttcccatgcttaactcaatttagccaaagtatggacttgggtgggttttgtttCCTTTATAATTATGGTTTTCTACTGGAAATACCTCGCCACATGTCGCGACGTCCAGATTGGGTAGAGGATCAACAGGACCACCCTGTCAACATTCAGCTACCACTCGCTGATGACGGAGAAGGATTCCCGAAATACGGAACAAAGTTAGTGTTGAGGTCCATAACCAGGAGGGTGGCTAGGGGGCGGAAGCACCTCCCCCCATCGCAAAAGGCCCAAAAATATCCTTGtcccctttttgacccaaaaagtcccatttgcgagcgtagtaagtgaaaaaataaaggttttttatgcctttttggtcaaaaacggtCCAAATTGGGGTGAAAAGTCCAGTTTTTCAAAATTCGCCCCCAAATCCACCTTTTCAAAACCAGCCCCCCCTCCCAAATAAATGCTGGTTACGGGCCTGTGAGTGTTGAAGACTTGTTTTAAACCTTTACATATAGTATCGATTATCTGCCTTCTTAATTGATTAACGCAATCCGGCACCCCAGACACTTACGTTATGTGCTGTCAGCAATCCTGTTTAGAGAGATGCAACAGCCACCTTGTCCTGTCATGCATGAAATTGAATCACACGATTCACACCTGATGGGAATTCTTCATTTGTCACAAACTACATAACATATCAAAACGTTTATAGCTGTGAGAGACCCATTACAAACTGCGACTTATAACTTCTTTCCAAAACTGCttatagggatcacaaggtcaaacGCGATCTCTGTGTGTAGTTCAATGCAGTCTCAGATTACTATCTTTAacctttggtgaaacctcaacatACGAACCGGCTCACTGCACGGACTGTGTACAGAGTGCGGAAAGACCAATATACCTAGTTCAAGCAGAGGTGATTTGGGGTTTTTGCTCGTaccaattttttttcagatttttgcgaTCCTGCGAGTGAGATACTTGACAAATCAGATTCTTTCTTAGATGATAAGCTTGGAAACATCCCAAGCTTCAATTGGATACCTCGACCAGGTATACAATGGTTCCATGTCATTATAACGCTTtgagataaatggtcaaaatacgtaGAAAATCATAGAAAAGTTGAAAAACATGAATTTCAGGCAGAAAACGaaacatttttaatacaaaggtggaggtgaataaaaattatttgcgagtaaacaatatcatctacattatTTTCGATGCGATCATGATTGTTTTGGTATAACGACTGTGATATTTGActaataatttcaaagttgtgattttagtaatcaaatgttttgagaaaatgtttgatttttgttgatgtcagTGGACGGTACTCGCGGCTGtttaatggaatgaaataagaaaatgagtAATGACGGCGCTtagggtaccctaacgttttgatatgtttatatacCTGTGTATACCAACTCTGCCATTAACTTGATTAAAGTATCAAGCTCATTTATCATGTCAACCAGATTGCGCGTGACAGCACAAATACGAAGCACACTAAGTATCAAGCTCATTTTATCACGGTCAACCAGATTGTTCGTTTACGTGCGACAACAGAAATACTAtaggggtgaaatcaaaactcgaccgccggacAGGCGGTTGAACCGCGGTCCACTGTTTAGAACAATTGAAACCGACTGAACTGGACGGAACCGGTGGTCGACAGCCggccgagttttgatttcatccctaatgcGCTATCCATATTTTCGCAGTTTTCATACGGCACTATGAAACGTGAATTGGGGAGACACCAAACAATCTCGTTCGCAGCACGCATTAATTACCGTGTTCTAAAAGTTAATTTATGTTTCAGATCATGAATCTGGATTTTAGTTATAGTATAGTAAACACAATTAGATTGTGTAGAAGAGACACAAACTACCAATCGTTCTGTATAAAGTAGATGTAGCTGAGGATTTGACCGGGGGATTTGAAGGGTGAATTAAATTATAGCCGGTAACAAGCCGTTGAAAATGACAACGGTGAGTTACCCGATAAGCAAATTCTGATGATTTGCTCGACAGCACTGTACCTTGAATACGATGGACGCAGTCAACTTCCGTCCGCCTGAGCTCTTCTGCGTTTACGAACATTTTGTTCACAGATGAGAGAGTCGGCGAAATTATACAACATTTATCACAAGATGATGTTTCTGGGTTTTGTGCCTCTTATCGTTACGTTTGGTTTGTTCTGGAATCTGGCCATGTTATTCGTTGTCTATCGCGTCAAAGGTATGCGTAACACTGCAATTTTGAGTGATGCCGCACACAGCTTATTATATACAGTATCTCCACAAAGTTGTCTTGTATACGAAATGGCTATCAGTTTATTCTATTATTCTTCAGTATTCTTGTCAATTCTTACTTATCCACACAAAGAAGTTCTTCACATCTGTGTAGATTGGTCTGATGAAAGCGTGGATCGTAATTTATCACCGAGTTTCCCTCGTTGCAGTTATGCCAACTTAGATCCTGTCGCAGACTTCAATTTaacacttaccatgcttactacaCTGTCCTTGTCCTTAGAATTAGGCCAATTTACCATAGCTGTCTTGATGTGTACATAGAAGTTGATCTGAATAATTTACACGCTTAGTACAAGATCTAACCCTAATATAGCTGAGACGTCAACTGTCAGAAACCAAATCGCAAGAATGTTGGTACTGAATGGAACTCCCGGGAATGGAACTGTGTTCTTTTTATGTCTCGTGCCTCGCAGGTTTTTTAGTGATCGTAACCAACAAGGTCATTTTCCTTAAATATGATTTTTATAATATCGATAGCACGTGTAACGACGCTGTTGAATTCAACTATACATCCAATTTTGTACAATGTCAGTAATGCCAAATACAGGGTGGCATTTGCTGAAGCACTTGGtcgcaatgggctgttccagataaTAATcaaccccccctatagagggcactggaattccatactctttttgtatgtactttggtctggaattccagacttttttcccCCAAACTCTTTACAGTCACATACTTCCAACCTATAGAGGGcatcggaattccagactttttccccCAAATGCGTTAGGAATTCCAGACCTTTTCCCCCAATGCGTTaggaattccagaattttttactcttaatttctgaaaatccagatttgattCCCCGAAAGTCATATTCTCCAAACCATAGAGGgcgtcggaattccagactttttccca carries:
- the LOC140165401 gene encoding somatostatin receptor type 5-like → MNSTDVPFDDDCDFRYSTEEATPQLHNIYHKIMFLGFVPLIVTFGLFWNLAMLFVVYRVKSMRNTTNVYLSNLAVSDAALLVTSGIQYLTTYSNASIDLASDFSFATPLGCLAFEMAAELFYFASVFLVWLVTFERYLAVCHPMRHLKIKGKRWTVSMTIGVWIASLSIAVLAYPYHEVQQICVRWPDESKFRTLQSKFPLCSLASYVYENEKMRVNLEFWPRLFDVCQFTLAVSMCTYMFIRMIYTLSTRCNPNAAETLAVRNQIARMLILNGTVFFLCLVPFRMININSLSLLVTNKDIFSNLRIIYIIWLARVTTLVNSAINPILYNVSNATYRAAFAEAFGRKKKKTSAGSRQRTAKTPMSTRLSDHDQGIRQVVPKCPA